A window from Toxoplasma gondii ME49 chromosome IX, whole genome shotgun sequence encodes these proteins:
- a CDS encoding hydrolase, carbon-nitrogen family protein (encoded by transcript TGME49_265860) has translation MAPASSIRICVLQLPALLRRESGLSPGALSPSHSPLSLSSRDSQAVLERKQQQMVRVKEALTAAVSAYRKAAGVASSAQLPFVTEFQQTAFSSSPAPASSTSILAALSESLRASDAPTLPHEKREGSVAPLFDLLVLPEMWSTPYHASCFYAFSESLPAPCGSAQVTSGESEAALAQEKPAEAAETLAQLSPSFEFMKGLAKQLKVCVVGGSIVERREVGADGKEADENASGEKRKVELYNTCCVFDRNGAFIAKHRKLHLFDISILKADDPRGKGMIFRESDTLCAGTSLTSFPLAPFGNVGVGICYDLRFAEMALALTQQRQCRLLCYPGAFNKTTGPPHWSLLLRARALDNQVYVIGCSPAALPPSVSGEGEYPVYGHSTVIGPYGDVLAELGGAPGAIFASLERRHVDLFRKQVPTSVQKRFGEVYTQVTEVRGSGCMHQPPDKEV, from the exons ATGGCACCTGCGTCCTCCATCCGAATTTGTGTGTTGCAACTGcctgctcttctccgccgGGAATCGGGCCTTTCTCCGGgagctctctctccgtctcattctcctctctctctttcttcgagagATTCGCAAGCGGTgttggagaggaagcagcagcagatgGTTAGAGTGAAGGAGGCTTTGACGGCAGCTGTCTCGGCGTATCGGAAGGCGGCAGGCGTCGCGTCATCTGCTCAACTGCCGTTTGTGACTGAGTTTCAGCAGaccgcgttttcttcttcgccagctCCGGCCTCGTCTACGAGCATTCTGGCGGCGCTTTCGGAGTCTCTTCGCGCAAGCGACGCTCCGACGCTACCCCacgagaagcgcgaaggGAGCGTCGCGCCGCTCTTCGACTTGCTCGTTCTGCCCGAGATGTGGAGTACGCCGTACCATGCCTCCTGCTTCTACGCGTTCAGCGAGTCCTTGCCGGCGCCCTGCGGGAGCGCGCAGGTCACAtcgggagagagcgaagctgCGCTTGCGCAGGAGAAGCCGGCAGAGGCCGCGGAGACGCTTGCGCAGCTGTCGCCGTCTTTTGAGTTCATGAAAGGACTCGCGAAACAGCTCAAAGTCTGCGTTGTCGGTGGGTCGATCGTGGAGCGGCGGGAGGTGGGCGCAGACGGGAAGGAAGCGGACGAGAACGCctcaggagagaagcgaaaagtcGAGCTGTACAACACCTGCTGCGTCTTCGACCGGAACGGCGCGTTCATCgccaaacacagaaaactcCACCTCTTCGACATCAGCATCTTGAAAGCCGATGACCCCCGCGGGAAG GGAATGATTTTTCGAGAAAGTGATACCTTGTGCGCCG GGACTTCGTTgacttcgtttcctctcgcgcctTTCGGGAACGTCGGCGTCGGCATTTGCTACGACCTGCGCTTCGCCGAGATGGCTCTCGCGCtgacgcagcagagacagtgcaGACTTCTCTGCTACCCTGGAGCCTTCAACAAGACGACTG GTCCGCCCCATtggtctctgcttcttcgagcTCGCGCCCTTGACAATCAAGTGTATGTGATCGGCTGCTCTCCCgctgctcttcctccgtcgGTGTCTGGGGAGGGTGAGTATCCGGTGTACGGACACAGCACGGTGATTGGACCTTACGGCGACGTCCTTGCGGAACTGGGAGGCGCCCCAGGAGCGATTTTTGCCTCTCTTGAGAGACGGCACGTTGACTTGTTTCGCAAGCAGGTTCCAACCAGCGTTCAGAAGCGCTTTGGTGAGGTGTACACGCAGGTGACAGAAGTGCGGGGaagcggctgcatgcatcagCCGCCTGACAAAGAAGTTTAG